From one Flavobacteriales bacterium genomic stretch:
- a CDS encoding glycosyltransferase family 4 protein, translated as MPSILFVAPHRAGRNPSQRFRFEQYMPHLEAQGFRCELSYLVGPSDDAYFYAPGHFAKKLRFVAQCFLHRQRDLARLKEFDIVFIQREALMTRSTWFERQCRKRGARIVFDFDDSIWLSNVSAANRRWRWVKDAGKTSKLIALADRVFAGNDYLADYARQFSAHVHVVPTTIDTDEYTPRTSRAPGPVCIGWSGSITTIQHFQYAIPALKAIRERFGDQVCFRVVGDSGFRVPELGIVGLPWRKDTELDDLRAMDIGIMPLPDDEWARGKCGLKGLQYMALGIPTLMSPVGVNTEIIQHGVNGYLPRNNQEWVESLSRLISDADLRRRMGDKSRRTVEERYSTRAWRDRYLKHFNEILQRT; from the coding sequence ATGCCCTCGATCCTCTTCGTGGCGCCGCACCGCGCGGGCCGCAATCCCAGCCAGCGCTTCCGGTTCGAGCAGTACATGCCGCATCTGGAGGCCCAGGGCTTCCGCTGCGAGTTGAGCTATCTGGTGGGCCCCAGCGACGACGCCTACTTCTATGCACCGGGCCATTTTGCCAAGAAGCTGCGCTTCGTGGCCCAGTGCTTCCTGCACCGGCAACGCGACCTGGCCAGGCTCAAGGAATTCGACATCGTATTCATCCAGCGCGAGGCCTTGATGACCCGCAGCACCTGGTTCGAGCGCCAATGCCGGAAACGCGGCGCACGAATCGTATTCGATTTCGACGACAGCATCTGGCTCAGCAACGTGAGCGCCGCTAACCGCCGCTGGCGCTGGGTGAAGGATGCGGGCAAGACCAGCAAGCTCATCGCCCTGGCCGACCGCGTATTCGCCGGCAACGATTACCTGGCCGATTATGCTCGGCAATTCAGCGCCCACGTGCACGTGGTGCCCACCACCATCGACACCGATGAATACACACCGCGCACGAGCCGTGCTCCCGGTCCCGTGTGCATCGGCTGGAGCGGGAGCATCACCACCATCCAGCACTTCCAGTACGCCATTCCTGCGCTGAAAGCGATCCGCGAGCGCTTCGGCGATCAGGTCTGCTTCCGTGTGGTGGGCGACAGCGGTTTCCGCGTGCCGGAACTGGGCATCGTTGGGCTACCCTGGCGGAAGGACACGGAACTCGATGACCTGCGCGCCATGGACATCGGCATCATGCCCCTGCCCGACGATGAATGGGCTCGCGGGAAATGCGGCCTCAAGGGCCTGCAGTACATGGCGCTGGGAATCCCCACCCTCATGAGCCCCGTGGGCGTGAACACCGAGATCATCCAGCACGGCGTGAACGGATACCTGCCTCGGAACAACCAGGAATGGGTGGAAAGCCTCTCGCGCTTGATCTCCGATGCCGACCTTCGCCGCCGCATGGGGGACAAGTCCCGGCGCACCGTGGAGGAGCGCTACTCGACCAGGGCCTGGCGCGACCGCTACCTCAAGCACTTCAACGAAATCCTGCAACGCACATGA
- the gcvT gene encoding glycine cleavage system aminomethyltransferase GcvT, with product MKRTALTSIHETLGAKMVPFAGYLMPVQYSGVIDEHNTVRNSVGMFDVSHMGEFIVRGPGALDLIQKVTSNDASKLTVGKVQYSCLPNTSGGIVDDLLVYRMQHQDDHHYVLVVNASNIEKDWNWINGLNTFDAQLENISERMSLLAVQGPKAVDTLKGFFTEDIANMPYYTAMYAEMKGVGLVLISTTGYTGAGGYEVYMPNPLAEKAWHAIMEAGKPYGIKPTGLAARDTLRLEMGFCLYGNDIDDSTSPIEAGLGWITKFTKDFTNSAAIKGHKENGTARKLVGFELLDRGIPRHGMAVVDADGGAIGTVTSGTMSPTLNKPIGMAYVPVALSAPGSAITIDARGKRLQAQVVKLPFLQQG from the coding sequence TTGAAGCGCACCGCGCTCACCAGCATCCACGAAACGCTCGGCGCCAAGATGGTGCCCTTCGCCGGCTACCTCATGCCCGTTCAGTATAGTGGCGTCATCGATGAGCACAACACCGTGCGCAACAGCGTGGGCATGTTCGATGTGAGCCACATGGGCGAATTCATCGTGCGCGGTCCCGGCGCCTTGGACTTGATCCAAAAGGTGACCAGCAACGATGCCAGCAAGCTCACCGTGGGCAAGGTGCAGTACAGCTGCCTGCCGAACACGAGCGGCGGCATCGTGGACGACCTGCTGGTTTACCGCATGCAGCACCAGGACGATCACCATTACGTGCTGGTGGTGAATGCCAGCAACATCGAGAAGGACTGGAACTGGATCAACGGCCTCAACACCTTCGATGCGCAGCTGGAGAACATCAGTGAACGCATGAGCCTGTTGGCCGTGCAAGGGCCGAAGGCCGTGGACACGCTCAAGGGCTTTTTCACGGAGGACATCGCGAACATGCCGTATTACACGGCCATGTACGCCGAGATGAAAGGCGTTGGCCTGGTGCTGATCAGCACCACCGGCTATACCGGCGCGGGCGGTTATGAGGTGTACATGCCCAATCCGCTTGCGGAGAAGGCCTGGCATGCGATCATGGAAGCGGGCAAGCCATATGGCATCAAGCCCACCGGCCTGGCCGCACGCGACACCCTCCGCCTCGAAATGGGCTTCTGCCTGTACGGCAACGACATCGACGACAGCACCTCTCCCATCGAGGCCGGCCTGGGCTGGATCACCAAGTTCACCAAGGACTTCACGAACAGCGCTGCCATCAAGGGCCATAAGGAGAACGGCACCGCCCGCAAGCTGGTGGGCTTCGAGCTGCTCGACCGCGGAATCCCGCGCCATGGCATGGCGGTGGTTGATGCGGATGGTGGTGCGATCGGCACGGTGACAAGCGGCACCATGAGCCCTACGCTCAACAAGCCCATCGGCATGGCCTACGTGCCCGTGGCGCTGAGCGCGCCCGGCTCGGCCATCACCATTGATGCGCGCGGCAAGCGACTTCAGGCCCAAGTGGTGAAGCTGCCTTTCCTGCAGCAGGGATAG
- a CDS encoding DUF58 domain-containing protein produces MPIEQDRIQALSALDFKARQVVEGFLAGLHKSPFHGFSVEFAEHRAYNQGESTRHIDWKLYARTDKLFVKRYEEETNLRCELVLDASSSMYFPEKGEAKELNKVGFAVHAAAAFIQLLRKQRDAAGLTLFREHVMLAERARSNATHLRHLMAQLEGLLAAEAPARNQRTGLVEALHDIAQRAHRRSLVVILSDMLDDQDREAEVFDALQHLRFNKHDIILFHVVDRKRELELDLPDRPYTFVDVESGEQVKAHPSEIRVGYRAAIADRWHRLKLKCGQYRIELVEADINAGFGPLLLEFLTRRAKLY; encoded by the coding sequence ATGCCCATCGAGCAAGACCGGATACAGGCCCTCAGCGCCCTCGATTTCAAGGCCCGCCAAGTGGTCGAGGGTTTCCTGGCGGGTTTGCACAAGAGCCCCTTCCACGGCTTCAGCGTGGAATTCGCCGAGCACCGCGCCTACAACCAGGGCGAGAGCACGCGCCACATCGATTGGAAGCTCTACGCCCGCACCGACAAGCTCTTCGTGAAGCGTTACGAGGAAGAGACCAACCTGCGCTGCGAACTGGTGCTCGACGCCTCCTCATCCATGTACTTCCCCGAGAAGGGCGAAGCGAAGGAGCTCAACAAGGTTGGATTCGCCGTGCACGCCGCGGCCGCATTCATCCAATTGCTGCGCAAGCAGCGCGATGCCGCGGGCCTCACGCTCTTCCGCGAGCACGTGATGCTGGCTGAGCGCGCGCGCAGCAACGCCACGCACTTGCGCCACCTCATGGCCCAGCTCGAAGGATTGCTCGCCGCCGAGGCGCCGGCCCGCAACCAGCGCACCGGATTGGTCGAGGCCTTGCACGACATCGCCCAGCGCGCGCATCGCCGCAGCCTGGTGGTGATCCTCAGCGATATGCTCGACGACCAGGACCGTGAAGCCGAGGTCTTTGATGCCTTGCAGCACCTGCGCTTCAACAAGCACGATATCATCCTCTTCCATGTGGTTGACCGCAAGCGCGAACTGGAGCTGGACCTGCCCGACCGGCCATACACCTTCGTGGATGTGGAGAGCGGGGAGCAGGTGAAAGCGCACCCCAGCGAAATCCGTGTAGGCTACCGCGCGGCCATCGCGGACCGCTGGCACCGGCTCAAGCTCAAATGCGGCCAGTACCGGATCGAGCTCGTGGAAGCAGACATCAACGCCGGCTTCGGGCCTTTGCTCCTGGAGTTCCTCACCCGGCGGGCGAAGCTCTACTGA
- the trxA gene encoding thioredoxin — translation MALEFTDNNFEELVLKSDKPVMVDFWAEWCGPCRMVGPVVEELGKEYDGQAVVGKLNVDHNPGISMKYGIRSIPTILFFKNGEVVDRSVGAVPKPQLQQKLIGQLG, via the coding sequence ATGGCACTCGAATTCACCGACAACAACTTCGAAGAACTCGTCCTCAAGAGCGACAAACCCGTGATGGTTGACTTTTGGGCGGAATGGTGCGGCCCCTGCCGCATGGTGGGCCCCGTGGTGGAAGAGCTCGGAAAGGAATATGACGGCCAGGCCGTGGTGGGCAAGCTCAACGTGGACCACAACCCCGGCATCAGCATGAAGTACGGGATCCGCAGCATCCCCACGATCCTGTTCTTCAAGAACGGCGAGGTGGTTGACCGCAGCGTGGGCGCCGTGCCCAAGCCCCAGTTGCAGCAAAAGCTGATCGGTCAACTGGGCTGA
- the dnaE gene encoding DNA polymerase III subunit alpha, whose translation MKFSHLHVHTQFSLLDGAAAIPALYKKAAADGQPALAITDHGNMFGVFKFVAEAGKHKNEDGTPKVKPIVGCEFYLVADRTRKTFTRDDKDQRVHQLLLAKNATGYKNLSKLCSLGYMEGFYSKYPRIDKELVEKYKEGLIATTCCLGASVPRTILRKGEAAGEEEFKWWLDQFGEDYYIELQRHGIPEQDQVNAVLVKWAAKYKVPIIASNDSHYVDQQDANAHDILLCINTGEKQSTPKADDGDEEGSQKGKRFAFPNDEFFFKTTTQMAKVFSDLPEALDNTNLIVDKIEPLKLKKDILLPNFQIPDGFADQDEYLKHLTYQGAIRRYIKDDSAGIDSLDPKIKERLDFELFTIKTMGFSGYFLITQDFINHGRDIGVLIGPGRGSAAGSAVAYCIGITNIDPIKYDLLFERFLNPDRKSMPDIDTDFDDEGRQKVIDYVVQKYGQNQVAQIITYGGMAAKSSIRDVARVMDLPLNEADRLAKLVPERPGIELGRVLRAPLEGADSLKAKENLGADELAGVKQLREILESGELTADVLREAEKVEGSVRGVGIHAAGIIIAPQDLKEILPVCTTKDSPMLVTQYDGKVVEDAGVIKMDFLGLKTLTIIRDALRLIDQNHGIRIDIDSIPLDDPKTYALYQRAETNGTFQFESAGMQKYLRELKADQFGDLIAMNALYRPGPLEYIPSFIKRKHGQEKIMYDLPEMEDLLKETYGITVYQEQVMLLSQKLAGFSKGDADVLRKAMGKKDRATLDKMKGQFLAGTAARGLDEKVCEKVWKDWEAFAQYAFNKSHSTCYAFVAYQTAWLKANYPSEFMAAVLTHSQSSIDKVTFFMEECRRMGIKVLGPDVNESSFAFSVNKKGQVRFGLGAVKGVGESAVAAIVSEREANGPFKSIFDLVRRVDLRAANRKALESLAYAGAFDGLNVQRAAFFHSAGEGKPTWMETLARYGQQHKDSEDSSQVSMFGDTVEGAGIPEPAVPQIDGWSALEKLHFEKEVIGFYLSGHPLDDHRLEIKHLCHHNLAQLQDLKALEGRDVTFAGIVTKAEHRIAKSGKPFGSFSLEDHYGSHDFMLFSEDYMRFKLYLQQGALLFVRGRAMARTWGRDEGQMEFKITSMELLSDVREKYMNKLTIKLDADHANDELVRDLGQLIKANPGKCKVVVQLVSEAEKLAVDLPSKGLAVAINEELVVRLDGIAELNYALN comes from the coding sequence ATGAAGTTCTCCCACCTACACGTCCACACCCAGTTCTCGCTGTTGGATGGCGCCGCCGCTATTCCTGCGTTGTACAAGAAGGCCGCTGCCGATGGTCAGCCCGCGTTGGCGATCACCGATCATGGCAACATGTTCGGCGTATTCAAGTTCGTGGCGGAGGCAGGCAAGCACAAGAATGAGGATGGCACGCCGAAGGTGAAGCCGATCGTAGGCTGCGAGTTCTACCTGGTGGCCGATCGCACACGCAAGACATTCACACGGGACGATAAGGACCAGCGCGTACACCAATTGCTGCTGGCGAAGAACGCCACGGGCTACAAGAACCTGAGCAAGCTCTGCTCACTCGGCTATATGGAGGGCTTTTACAGCAAGTACCCGCGCATCGACAAGGAGCTCGTCGAGAAGTACAAGGAAGGACTGATCGCGACGACCTGCTGCTTGGGCGCGAGCGTGCCGCGTACCATACTCCGCAAGGGCGAAGCGGCTGGTGAGGAGGAATTCAAGTGGTGGCTCGATCAATTCGGCGAGGACTACTACATCGAGCTGCAGCGCCACGGCATTCCCGAGCAGGACCAGGTGAACGCGGTACTGGTGAAGTGGGCGGCCAAGTACAAGGTGCCGATCATCGCCAGCAACGACAGCCACTATGTGGATCAGCAGGACGCCAACGCGCACGACATCCTGCTGTGCATCAACACCGGCGAGAAGCAGAGCACGCCCAAGGCCGACGACGGCGACGAGGAAGGATCGCAGAAGGGCAAACGCTTCGCCTTCCCGAACGATGAGTTCTTCTTCAAGACCACCACGCAGATGGCGAAGGTGTTCAGCGACCTGCCCGAGGCGCTGGACAACACCAACCTCATCGTCGATAAGATCGAGCCGCTGAAACTGAAGAAGGACATCCTCCTTCCGAACTTCCAGATCCCCGATGGCTTCGCGGACCAGGACGAATACCTGAAGCACCTCACTTATCAGGGTGCGATCCGCCGATACATCAAGGATGATTCCGCCGGGATCGATTCATTGGATCCGAAGATCAAGGAGCGCCTCGACTTCGAGCTGTTCACCATCAAGACGATGGGCTTCAGCGGATACTTCCTCATCACGCAGGACTTCATCAATCACGGCCGCGACATTGGCGTGCTGATCGGCCCGGGGCGTGGTTCAGCGGCGGGCAGTGCGGTGGCCTATTGCATCGGCATCACCAACATCGACCCGATCAAGTACGACCTGCTCTTCGAGCGTTTCCTGAACCCGGACCGCAAGAGCATGCCCGATATCGACACCGACTTCGACGACGAAGGGCGGCAGAAGGTGATCGATTACGTGGTGCAGAAGTACGGGCAGAACCAGGTGGCGCAGATCATCACCTACGGCGGCATGGCGGCCAAGAGCAGCATCCGCGATGTGGCGCGCGTGATGGACCTGCCGCTGAACGAAGCCGATCGCCTCGCGAAGCTGGTGCCCGAGCGTCCGGGCATTGAGTTGGGACGCGTGCTCCGCGCACCGCTCGAAGGAGCGGATAGCCTGAAGGCGAAAGAGAACCTGGGCGCCGACGAACTCGCAGGCGTGAAGCAATTGCGCGAGATCCTGGAGAGCGGCGAACTCACCGCCGATGTGCTGCGCGAAGCCGAGAAGGTGGAAGGCAGCGTGCGCGGCGTCGGCATCCACGCGGCCGGCATCATCATCGCCCCGCAGGACCTGAAGGAGATCCTGCCCGTGTGCACCACGAAGGACTCCCCCATGCTGGTGACGCAATACGACGGCAAGGTGGTGGAGGACGCCGGCGTGATCAAGATGGACTTCCTCGGGCTTAAGACGCTCACCATCATCCGCGACGCGCTGCGGCTGATCGACCAGAACCACGGGATCCGGATCGACATCGACAGCATCCCCCTCGACGACCCGAAGACCTACGCCCTCTACCAGCGCGCCGAGACCAACGGCACCTTCCAGTTCGAGAGCGCGGGCATGCAGAAGTACCTGCGCGAGCTGAAGGCCGACCAGTTCGGCGACCTCATCGCCATGAACGCGCTGTACCGGCCGGGCCCGCTGGAGTACATCCCCAGCTTCATCAAGCGCAAGCACGGGCAAGAGAAGATCATGTACGACCTCCCGGAGATGGAGGACCTGCTGAAGGAGACATACGGCATCACGGTGTACCAGGAGCAGGTGATGCTGCTCTCGCAGAAGCTCGCGGGCTTCAGCAAGGGCGATGCGGATGTGCTGCGCAAGGCGATGGGCAAGAAGGACCGCGCCACGCTGGATAAAATGAAGGGGCAATTCCTCGCGGGAACCGCAGCCAGAGGGCTCGATGAGAAGGTCTGCGAGAAAGTGTGGAAGGATTGGGAAGCCTTCGCACAGTACGCCTTCAACAAATCGCACAGCACCTGCTACGCGTTCGTGGCCTACCAGACGGCCTGGCTGAAGGCCAACTACCCGAGCGAGTTCATGGCTGCGGTGCTCACGCATTCGCAGAGCAGCATCGACAAGGTCACTTTCTTCATGGAAGAGTGCCGTCGCATGGGCATCAAGGTGCTGGGCCCCGATGTGAATGAGAGCAGCTTCGCCTTCAGCGTGAACAAGAAAGGCCAGGTCCGCTTCGGATTGGGGGCCGTGAAAGGGGTGGGGGAGAGCGCGGTGGCGGCCATCGTGAGCGAGCGCGAGGCGAACGGCCCGTTCAAGAGCATCTTCGACCTGGTGCGCCGGGTGGATCTGCGCGCCGCGAATCGCAAGGCGCTCGAAAGCCTGGCCTACGCGGGCGCCTTCGACGGGCTCAATGTCCAGCGCGCAGCCTTCTTCCACAGCGCGGGGGAAGGAAAGCCCACCTGGATGGAGACCCTGGCGCGGTACGGTCAGCAGCACAAGGACAGTGAGGATAGCTCGCAAGTGAGCATGTTCGGCGATACGGTTGAGGGCGCAGGGATCCCGGAACCGGCCGTGCCTCAGATCGATGGATGGAGCGCACTGGAGAAACTGCACTTCGAGAAGGAGGTGATCGGCTTCTACCTCAGCGGCCACCCGCTCGACGACCACCGGCTGGAGATCAAGCACCTCTGCCACCATAACCTGGCGCAGCTCCAGGACCTCAAGGCGCTCGAAGGCCGCGATGTCACTTTCGCGGGCATCGTCACCAAAGCAGAGCACCGGATCGCCAAGAGCGGGAAGCCCTTCGGAAGCTTCAGCCTGGAGGACCATTATGGCAGCCATGACTTCATGCTCTTCAGTGAGGACTATATGCGCTTCAAGCTGTACCTGCAACAGGGTGCATTGCTCTTCGTGCGGGGCCGCGCCATGGCCCGTACCTGGGGCCGCGACGAGGGCCAGATGGAGTTCAAGATCACCAGCATGGAATTGCTAAGCGATGTGCGCGAGAAGTACATGAACAAGCTCACGATCAAGCTCGATGCAGACCATGCCAACGATGAACTGGTGCGCGACCTTGGACAGCTGATCAAGGCCAACCCGGGCAAGTGCAAGGTGGTGGTGCAATTGGTGAGCGAAGCCGAGAAACTGGCCGTGGACCTGCCCAGTAAGGGATTGGCGGTGGCGATCAATGAGGAGCTGGTTGTGCGCCTGGATGGGATTGCTGAATTGAACTACGCGTTGAACTGA
- a CDS encoding nuclear transport factor 2 family protein, translated as MTIARPMSVINRFFTAFASGDAAAMGACYADDARFRDPAFGDLDAKQVRAMWQMLLGRSKDLRITFTVLRADEHSGACEWHARYTFASTGRKVHNIIRSEFTLRNGLIVQQHDRFNFWRWSRQALGAVGWLLGWTPIVQGKVRRTARNALDKHLRQGA; from the coding sequence ATGACCATCGCCCGACCCATGTCCGTGATCAACCGCTTCTTCACCGCCTTCGCCTCGGGCGATGCCGCAGCCATGGGTGCTTGCTACGCCGACGATGCCCGCTTCCGCGATCCCGCCTTCGGCGACCTGGATGCGAAGCAGGTGCGCGCCATGTGGCAGATGCTCTTAGGGCGAAGCAAGGACCTGCGCATCACGTTTACCGTACTGCGCGCGGATGAGCACAGCGGCGCATGCGAGTGGCACGCGCGATACACCTTCGCTTCCACGGGACGCAAGGTCCACAACATCATCCGCAGTGAGTTCACGCTGCGCAATGGGCTGATCGTGCAGCAACACGACCGATTCAACTTCTGGCGATGGAGCCGGCAGGCGCTGGGGGCCGTGGGTTGGCTGCTCGGATGGACGCCTATCGTTCAGGGCAAGGTGCGCCGAACGGCTCGGAACGCGCTGGACAAGCACCTTCGCCAAGGTGCCTGA
- a CDS encoding carboxylesterase family protein, whose translation MRSSFILPTLLAFTVRAQDCSIPFTEPLFGVQVDSNVWYGNATRYNGGTDSLRLNLYKPVGDGQTERPLVVLIHGGGFVEGHRNDFNALCESFASFGYAAATISYRLGYYGNGILEAPYAYDPNEFRRAAYRAMQDAKGAIRFLKGRSAQDSTSTTSVILLGASAGAITAMHAAYLDQATEKPASCEAIGQVQHFFNFYPRPDLGDVDGELNQNGHNTNVLGVVNLFGAVLDTSYIESALDPALFSYHQTGDPVVGCGLQRPYWGLGLGLPDQLPWIHGSCHIDLRVQHLGFSADRYQFQLHTGNEHTVHDPVGVLAEAASWMRDLFCFPTSLTAVEPIDAFSIHPNPAHGLAWVTMPLGTAGELELMDPLGRLVSRTSLTAQLTELDLRSLAPGTYLVRLRHHGGARTLRLVLD comes from the coding sequence GTGCGTTCCTCATTCATCCTACCCACCCTCCTCGCCTTCACCGTTCGCGCACAGGATTGCAGCATCCCGTTCACGGAGCCGCTCTTCGGCGTGCAGGTTGACAGCAATGTCTGGTACGGCAACGCCACGCGCTATAACGGCGGCACCGACAGCCTTCGCCTCAACCTGTACAAGCCAGTGGGTGATGGCCAGACTGAGCGGCCGCTCGTGGTACTGATCCATGGCGGCGGCTTCGTCGAAGGGCACAGGAATGACTTCAATGCACTTTGCGAATCCTTCGCATCCTTCGGATATGCAGCGGCCACGATCAGCTATCGCTTGGGCTATTACGGCAATGGCATCCTCGAAGCGCCCTATGCGTACGACCCGAACGAGTTCCGGCGTGCGGCCTACCGCGCCATGCAGGACGCCAAAGGCGCGATCCGCTTCTTGAAGGGAAGAAGCGCGCAAGACAGCACGAGCACCACCAGCGTGATCCTGCTCGGGGCCAGTGCAGGAGCCATCACCGCCATGCACGCAGCGTATTTGGACCAAGCCACCGAGAAGCCTGCGAGCTGCGAAGCCATCGGCCAAGTGCAGCACTTCTTCAACTTCTATCCAAGGCCGGACCTCGGCGATGTGGATGGCGAGCTGAACCAGAATGGGCACAATACGAACGTGCTCGGCGTCGTGAACCTCTTCGGTGCGGTGCTCGATACCTCCTATATCGAATCGGCGCTGGACCCGGCGCTCTTCTCCTACCATCAGACCGGCGATCCGGTGGTGGGCTGCGGGCTGCAGCGGCCCTACTGGGGCTTAGGCCTTGGGCTTCCCGATCAACTCCCTTGGATCCACGGATCCTGCCATATCGACCTGCGCGTTCAACACCTTGGATTCTCTGCGGACCGCTATCAGTTCCAGCTGCACACCGGCAACGAACACACGGTGCATGACCCGGTCGGGGTGCTCGCGGAAGCCGCATCGTGGATGCGTGACCTCTTCTGCTTCCCGACATCCCTCACCGCAGTGGAACCCATCGATGCCTTCAGCATTCATCCGAATCCAGCGCATGGCCTTGCTTGGGTCACGATGCCGCTGGGAACGGCGGGGGAATTGGAGCTGATGGATCCCCTTGGCCGGTTGGTCTCACGCACCTCCCTCACTGCCCAGCTCACCGAATTGGACCTGCGCTCCTTGGCCCCTGGCACGTACTTAGTCCGATTGCGGCACCACGGCGGCGCGCGCACGCTTCGATTGGTCTTGGATTGA